A window from Melopsittacus undulatus isolate bMelUnd1 chromosome Z, bMelUnd1.mat.Z, whole genome shotgun sequence encodes these proteins:
- the CNGB1 gene encoding cyclic nucleotide-gated channel beta-1: MLSWIERVVPQPPAAHLVEEIPQTPAPEQDLEPPKAPTGKAGAPRDAADCICTEEINKKVGFPVPEDQASVFESMGSSVLSWLSQGLEKVIPQPVPAPGTLQALGKSFETSIDVPDQTEVQILKDEEEEALEIIPFDLEDDKLDNCEPEPGLSSATKEWAGVRMLNWLVQGFERMVPQPEVLKKLEPELKEQKCEAAEGGTKGAKPQANPKNNVPVMQSTLAAVEPAVAEGQPEPVATLVPRSLAGDGSRVFAWLVQGLEKVMPQPVTREKQEAQGVDAATLSPVEEIHIVPEEPKETDLILEEIDGGWNNEAKCEIMAWDVEAEMVADTHPLPPTQEEPQEDEYRMWLCSLGADEEEEETKQDGEEEEEEEGKKEEELKESAGPLLLSPRLAAEENVEEVYFAEEAFRIEQLEEAEISDLQGAFVQVEEETAEAAETDAEGNYPTVDIKNVDSGSNAVENNGTHLPVPTAASNMLAVPRVAPASPRRKLLTSEDGLEKGPMSQSPTQALLGCDVKQKESLPERIGSATSLSSAVINNRLQELVRLFKERTEKVKEKLTDPDITSDEESPTASPTKSALPAAPVPPAGGQPEGEKVMEEEHYCEMLCCTFKYRPWLDRLRNYQFPSSIDPLTNLMYVLWLFFVVMAWNWNCWLIPVRWAFPYQTPANIHCWLFIDYLCDFIYLLDILVFQTRLQFVRGGDIISDKKAMKENYLRSQRFKMDMLCLLPLDFFYFKVGVNPLLRFPRCLKYMAFFEFNNRLEAILTKAYIYRVIRTTAYLLYSLHVNSCFYYWASAYEGLGSTKWVYDGEGNSYIRCYYWAVKTLITIGGLPDPKTLFEIVFQLLNYFTGVFAFSVMIGQMRDVVGAATAGQTYYRSCMDSTIKYMNFYKIPKTVQNRVKTWYEYTWHSQGMLDESELLVQLPDKMRLDIAIDVNYSIVSKVALFQGCDRQMIFDMLKRLRSVVYLPNDYVCKKGEIGREMYIIQAGHVQVLGGPDGKTVLVTLKPGSVFGEISLLAAGGGNRRTANVIAHGFANLFILDKKDLNEILVHYPESQKLLKKKAKKMLKSNNKPKDAKRVPGDSLIIPPKPDTPKLFQAALAAAGRMGGKGPLAQLRWRLRELKAMQAMQGSRLSPTMPKSPVHQKSPVTSHKARTHLGEEIFSKSSDSLVNIRVISTAQEDEEILAAEISEQEEEKKDK; this comes from the exons AGCTGGATCGAGCGGGTGGTCCCCCAGCCACCAGCTGCTCATCTAGTGGAGGAGATCCCTCAGACCCCCGCTCCAGAGCAGGACCTGGAGCCACCTAAG GCACCAACAGGGAAGGCTGGTGcccccagggatgctgctgactGCATATGCACTGAAG aaataaacaagaaGGTGGGATTTCCAGTCCCTGAGGACCAAGCCTCTGTATTTGAGAG CATGGGGAGCAGTGTGCTCTCCTGGCTCTCCCAGGGACTGGAGAAGGTGATTCCCCAGCCAGTCCCAGCCCCAGGGACACTGCAGGCACTTGGGAAGAGCTTCGAGACAAGCATTGATGTTCCTGATCAG ACAGAGGTTCAGATCCTCAAGGACGAGGAAGAGGAAGCTCTGG AGATAATCCCCTTCGATCTGGAAGATGACAAGCTGGACAACTGTGAGCCTGAGCCTGGCTTGAGTAGTGCCACCAAGGAGTG ggcAGGAGTGCGGATGCTCAACTGGCTGGTGCAGGGCTTCGAGAGGATGGTGCCACAACCAGAGGTGCTGAAGAAGCTGGAG CCGGAGCTGAAGGAGCAGAAGTGTGAAGCAGCAGAGGGAG GCACAAAAGGAGCTAAACCCCAGGCAAACCCAAAGAACAATGTTCCAGTCATGCAGAGCACCCTGGCAGCAGTGGAGCCAGCAGTGGCTGAGGGGCAGCCCGAGCCAGTGGCCACCCTTGTCCCTCGGTCGCTGGCTGGGGACGGCAGCAG GGTGTTTGCCTGGTTGGTACAGGGGCTGGAGAAGGTGATGCCGCAGCCAGTAACAAGGGAGAAGCAGGAGGCACAG GGAGTGGATGCAGCAACTTTGAGTCCTGTGGAAGAAA TTCACATTGTCCCTGAGGAACCAAAGGAGACAGACCTCATCCTGGAAGAGATCGATGGTGGCTGGAATAACGAAGCCAAGTGTGAGATCATGGCCTGGGATGTTGAGGCTGAGATGGTGGCAGATACTCATCCCCTTCCCCCCACACAGGAGGAACCTCAGGAAGATGAATATAG GATGTGGCTGTGCTCCCTGGGTGctgatgaggaggaagaggaaacgaagcaggatggggaggaagaggaggaggaggaggggaaaaaggaggaggagttgAAGGAGAGTGCAGG ACCCCTGCTCCTATCACCTCGTCTCGCTGCTGAGGAGAATGTGGAGGAAGTCTACTTTGCAGAGGAGGCCTTCAGGATTGAGCAGCTAGAAGAAGCTGAGATAAGTGATCTCCAAGGTGCTTTTGTACAG gtgGAAGAGGAAACAGCTGAAGCTGCTGAAACCGATGCTGAAG GCAATTACCCCACTGTGGACATCAAGAATGTGGACAGTGGAAGCAACGCTGTGGAGAACAATGGGACCCACTTACCAGTGCCCACTGCTGCCAGTAACATGCTGGCGGTGCCCAGAGTGGCTCCAGCATCCCCCAG GAGGAAGTTACTGACCTCTGAGGATGGTCTGGAGAAGGGACCCATGAGCCAGTCCCCAACCCAAGCACTACTGGGCTGTGAtgtgaagcagaaggaaag CCTGCCCGAGCGCATTGGTTCAGCCACAAGCCTGAGCAGTGCCGTCATCAACAACCGGCTCCAGGAGCTAGTGAGGCTCTTCAAGGAGAGGACTGAGAAGGTGAAGGAAAAGCTGACCGACCCCGACATCACCTCCGATGAAGAGAGCCCAACAGCAT CTCCTACCAAGTCGgcactgccagcagcaccagtgcctcCCGCAGGAGGACAGCCAGAGGGGGAGAAGGTGATGGAAGAGGAGCACTACTGCGAGATGCTGTGCTGCACGTTCAAGTACCGGCCCTGGCTGGACCGCCTGAGAAACTACCAGTTCCCCAGCAGTATTGACCCTCTCACCA ATCTGATGTATGTGCTGTGGTTGTTCTTCGTTGTCATGGCCTGGAACTGGAACTGCTGGCTGATCCCTGTCCGCTGGGCTTTCCCCTACCAGACACCAGCAAACATCCACTGCTGGCTGTTCATCGACTACCTCTGTGACTTCATCTATCTGCTTGACATCCTCGTCTTTCAGACCCGGCTGCAGTTTGTCCGGGGTGGAGATATAATA AGCGATAAAAAGGCCATGAAGGAGAACTACCTACGATCACAACGCTTTAAG ATGGATATGCTGTGCCTCCTGCCCCTGGATTTCTTCTACTTCAAAGTTGGTGTCAACCCACTCCTGCGCTTTCCTCGCTGTCTAAAG tACATGGCCTTCTTCGAGTTCAACAACCGCCTGGAGGCTATCCTGACCAAGGCATACATCTACAG aGTGATTCGGACCACAGCCTATTTACTGTACAGCTTGCATGTGAACTCCTGCTTCTATTACTGGGCATCAGCCTATGAAGGACTGGGCTCTACCAAATGGGTCTATGATGGGGAAGGAAACAG CTACATCCGCTGCTACTACTGGGCAGTCAAAACCCTCATCACCATTGGGGGCCTGCCAGACCCCAAGACACTGTTTGAGATCGTCTTCCAGCTGCTGAACTACTTCACGGGTGTCTTTGCTTTCTCCGTCATGATAGGGCAG ATGAGAGATGTGGTTGGTGCTGCTACTGCGGGGCAAACATACTATCGGAGCTGCATGGACAGTACCATTAAGTACATGAACTTCTACAAAATCCCCAAAACTGTTCAGAACAGGGTGAAAACATGGTACGAGTACACGTGGCATTCGCAAGGCATGCTAG ATGAATCAGAGCTTCTGGTGCAGCTGCCAGACAAGATGAGGCTGGACATCGCTATTGATGTGAACTACAGCATCGTGAGCAAAGTGGCCCTCTTCCAG GGCTGTGACAGGCAGATGATCTTTGACATGCTGAAGCGGCTCAGATCTGTGGTCTATCTGCCCAATGACTACGTGTGTAAGAAG GGAGAAATTGGCCGTGAGATGTACATTATCCAGGCAGGACATGTGCAGGTACTGGGGGGACCTGATGGCAAAACTGTGCTGGTAACTCTGAAGCCTGGATCTGTGTTTGGAGAGATAAG CTTGCTGGCAGCGGGAGGGGGAAATCGCCGAACAGCAAACGTCATTGCTCATGGTTTTGCCAACCTTTTCATTTTGGATAAGAAGGACTTGAACGAGATTTTGGTGCATTATCCAGAGtctcagaagctgctgaagaagaAGGCCAA gaaaatgctgaaaagcaACAATAAGCCCAAAGATGCGAAAAGAGTCCCTGGAGACTCGCTGATCATCCCCCCAAAACCTGACACTCCAAAGCTCTTCCAggctgctctggctgcagcagggaggatggGGGGCAAAGGGCCGCTGGCACAGCTCCGCtggaggctgagggagctgaagGCGATGCAGGCGATGCAG GGTTCCAGATTAAGTCCAACCATGCCAAAATCACCAGTGCACCAGAAGTCACCTGTCACCTCCCACAAAGCACGCACCCACCTGGGAGAAGAAATATTCTCTAAATCTTCTGATAGTTTAGTCAATATTCGTGTGATTTCCACAGCACAAGAAGATGAAGAGATCCTTGCTGCTGAGATTTCAgagcaagaggaggaaaaaaaagataaatga